A region from the Nitrososphaera sp. genome encodes:
- a CDS encoding VIT1/CCC1 transporter family protein, which produces MAKLRKPTKEPHSSHSILSDFILGSQDGLVNVLGILLGISAATSDVKILFVAAFAALGAESISMGAVAFTSTLVRRKQYLKEVERETKEMKEIPADELEEVRGILRNWGYQGESLETMANYIKANPKAMLEFMMSFELKLAPVAQSEAARSFVIVLSSTVFGSLIPLVPYFFVSSSTIWVGTIASVVLSGAVLFGIGAYEAKTTVGSVWKSGLQMTLIGLGAGLAGYMIGRLIGAAPSL; this is translated from the coding sequence ATGGCGAAACTTCGAAAGCCAACCAAAGAACCACACTCATCGCATTCTATCCTGTCCGATTTTATCCTTGGCTCGCAGGACGGTCTGGTAAATGTTCTTGGCATCTTGCTTGGAATCTCGGCAGCAACAAGCGATGTCAAGATTCTCTTTGTCGCCGCATTTGCGGCCCTTGGCGCCGAATCGATATCAATGGGTGCAGTCGCATTTACGTCGACGCTTGTAAGACGCAAGCAGTACCTCAAGGAAGTAGAACGCGAAACAAAGGAGATGAAAGAAATTCCTGCTGATGAACTTGAAGAAGTCCGCGGCATATTACGCAATTGGGGATACCAAGGAGAGAGCTTGGAAACTATGGCAAATTACATCAAGGCTAACCCCAAGGCGATGCTGGAATTTATGATGTCGTTTGAACTCAAGCTTGCTCCAGTTGCCCAGAGCGAAGCAGCGCGGAGTTTCGTGATTGTGCTCTCCTCAACCGTATTTGGATCACTTATTCCTCTGGTGCCCTATTTTTTTGTAAGTTCCTCGACCATCTGGGTAGGTACGATAGCATCCGTAGTCCTGAGTGGGGCGGTTCTTTTTGGCATAGGCGCGTATGAGGCAAAGACGACTGTTGGTTCCGTATGGAAAAGCGGCCTGCAGATGACGCTTATCGGACTCGGGGCAGGATTGGCCGGCTACATGATTGGCCGATTGATAGGGGCGGCTCCATCCCTATAG
- a CDS encoding glucose 1-dehydrogenase → MTELNRVAVVTGSTKGIGRAIAVALARSKEYSAVVINGRKPEEVLAATEEIKALGCDSIGIQADVSKEIDCVKLIAEAAHRFGRIDVLVNNAGIQKEMPFAQTTFDEWYKILAVDLTGPFICSREAVRYMQKQEPKGGVIINISSVHQTIPKPYYVPYSTSKAGIDMMSRTMALELARDNIRVNVVAPGAIATEMNKELDNNPKELQKVLDRIPLGRIGTPEEVANVVEFLASGKASYITGASFFVDGGMTLYPSFGVSGANETQAA, encoded by the coding sequence ATGACCGAACTGAACAGGGTTGCGGTAGTCACCGGCTCGACCAAGGGAATCGGACGGGCGATCGCCGTGGCTCTCGCCAGGTCCAAAGAATATTCAGCTGTCGTAATTAACGGCAGAAAGCCTGAGGAAGTGCTTGCCGCAACTGAAGAGATAAAGGCACTTGGATGCGATTCAATCGGCATTCAGGCTGACGTCTCTAAGGAAATTGATTGTGTCAAACTAATCGCGGAGGCAGCGCACCGATTTGGGAGAATCGACGTGCTTGTCAATAACGCCGGAATCCAGAAGGAAATGCCATTTGCACAGACGACCTTTGACGAGTGGTACAAGATCCTCGCCGTCGACCTGACCGGGCCGTTTATCTGCAGCAGGGAGGCAGTCAGGTACATGCAAAAGCAGGAGCCGAAGGGAGGCGTCATCATAAACATTTCATCCGTCCACCAGACTATACCAAAGCCCTATTACGTTCCTTACTCGACGTCAAAGGCAGGCATAGATATGATGAGCAGGACGATGGCACTAGAGCTGGCTCGGGACAACATCCGCGTCAACGTCGTGGCTCCCGGGGCAATCGCAACCGAAATGAACAAAGAGCTTGACAATAACCCGAAAGAGTTGCAGAAGGTCCTGGACAGAATTCCCCTAGGCAGAATAGGGACACCTGAAGAAGTTGCCAACGTTGTCGAGTTCCTGGCCTCGGGCAAGGCGTCGTACATCACCGGGGCGTCATTTTTTGTCGACGGTGGGATGACTCTATATCCGAGCTTTGGAGTCTCTGGCGCAAACGAGACACAGGCCGCCTAG
- a CDS encoding GH116 family glycosyl hydrolase has product MQKTREHSLQGLNPGGYYQAIWCRDAAYILRDWSLSGNMAAALQQLNLIWLHQIEPGREKIIYGRGSPEMQFLSEEAKDDKQEEFAGALPTTIYQIGFTEVYAQNPDIDSTALMISTTSKILRRGLEEDSGSKGPLTTPIVASESSADYVFSLEQKLGITDCVRAAEFLVPKMMRAVDYLLTRDRDGDGLLEQNHNEDWMDTVLRTGKIVYSQACWIMALRSLARLLDKMQRRREAERLLEISRKAIGGVEKYLWSEEDGCYIDIQESHHLGAAYRTLTQDVALYLVAITDGTARDNIDGQNLQDKAPPDQAGRAQRALDAMKNRLWDGKWPLVTEVDLKISGPWVLQPHQYHNHTFWPWSTGIEMLARSRFDRVAECDELLSTLATESHLHMLSFYEWVDPTTGAGNGAFPFRTGICAVRVAIADIYSSIRGQIQSPEMPD; this is encoded by the coding sequence TTGCAAAAAACGAGGGAGCATTCGCTCCAGGGGCTCAATCCGGGCGGCTATTACCAGGCGATCTGGTGCCGCGACGCGGCCTACATACTGCGGGACTGGTCTCTTTCGGGAAATATGGCAGCCGCCCTTCAGCAGCTAAATCTCATTTGGTTGCACCAGATAGAACCTGGTAGGGAGAAGATTATCTACGGGCGCGGGTCGCCTGAGATGCAATTTCTCTCGGAGGAGGCAAAAGATGACAAGCAGGAAGAATTTGCCGGCGCGCTCCCGACCACGATTTACCAGATAGGATTCACGGAGGTCTATGCCCAGAACCCGGACATCGACTCGACGGCTCTAATGATTTCGACCACTTCGAAGATCCTGCGCCGGGGACTTGAGGAGGATTCTGGCAGCAAGGGTCCCCTGACAACTCCCATTGTCGCGTCCGAGAGCTCGGCAGACTATGTGTTTTCTCTTGAGCAGAAACTTGGGATCACCGACTGTGTCAGAGCGGCTGAATTTCTCGTGCCCAAGATGATGCGGGCAGTAGACTATTTGCTTACACGGGACAGGGACGGCGACGGGCTGCTTGAACAGAACCACAACGAGGACTGGATGGACACGGTGCTGCGGACGGGCAAAATCGTTTACAGCCAGGCTTGCTGGATAATGGCGCTGCGAAGCCTTGCGAGGCTGCTTGATAAAATGCAGAGGCGGCGCGAGGCGGAGAGGCTGTTGGAGATATCCCGCAAGGCAATTGGAGGAGTGGAAAAATACTTGTGGTCCGAGGAGGACGGATGCTATATCGATATACAGGAGTCGCACCATCTCGGTGCCGCGTATAGGACGTTAACGCAGGACGTCGCACTTTATCTTGTTGCAATCACCGACGGTACGGCCAGGGATAACATCGACGGCCAAAATTTGCAGGACAAAGCTCCCCCTGATCAGGCAGGCAGGGCCCAACGGGCGCTGGACGCAATGAAGAACAGGCTGTGGGATGGCAAGTGGCCACTAGTGACAGAGGTTGATTTGAAAATCTCCGGGCCCTGGGTGCTGCAGCCTCACCAGTACCACAACCACACATTCTGGCCATGGAGTACGGGAATCGAGATGCTTGCCCGCAGCCGCTTTGACAGGGTCGCCGAGTGCGATGAATTGCTTTCAACACTCGCCACCGAAAGTCATTTGCACATGCTATCATTCTACGAATGGGTTGACCCGACGACGGGCGCGGGAAATGGTGCGTTTCCCTTCAGAACCGGGATATGCGCTGTCAGGGTGGCCATCGCCGACATTTATTCGAGTATCCGGGGCCAGATCCAGAGTCCAGAAATGCCTGACTAG
- a CDS encoding spherulation-specific family 4 protein, which produces MSGSFAAQPKGLIVPLYNYDANIDGLIAAKQHYPSVDIIAILNPDSGPGDAKDDHWTGVVGKLHAAHIRVVGYVDTAYAGVSQSDADSRIDMYYNWYGVDGIFFDDATPDNHDYYQALTHHAKTGAPGKLSIINPGAAVPGEYADAADIVIVYENDAVPSGIETSGLPSSHVGVLVHGTDDSGSVFDAVKDSAGYVYTSPDWGSVAPDIVDQAKRMS; this is translated from the coding sequence ATGTCCGGCTCTTTTGCCGCTCAGCCCAAGGGCTTGATAGTGCCCCTCTACAACTATGATGCTAATATTGACGGCCTTATCGCGGCCAAGCAGCACTACCCGTCAGTGGACATCATAGCAATCCTCAACCCGGATAGCGGACCGGGTGACGCCAAAGATGATCACTGGACCGGTGTCGTCGGGAAGCTTCACGCCGCTCACATACGGGTCGTCGGATATGTCGACACAGCTTACGCGGGTGTATCTCAATCAGACGCCGACAGCAGGATAGACATGTATTACAACTGGTATGGAGTGGACGGAATATTCTTTGACGACGCCACACCAGACAACCACGACTATTACCAGGCTTTGACACATCATGCAAAGACTGGCGCGCCGGGCAAGCTCTCAATAATCAATCCCGGAGCAGCCGTCCCCGGAGAGTACGCCGACGCGGCAGACATTGTAATTGTGTATGAAAACGACGCGGTTCCATCGGGAATCGAAACTAGCGGATTGCCAAGCTCGCACGTTGGAGTGCTTGTTCACGGCACAGACGACTCGGGAAGCGTCTTTGACGCCGTGAAGGATTCAGCCGGCTACGTCTACACCTCGCCTGACTGGGGCTCTGTCGCACCTGATATTGTCGACCAAGCAAAACGCATGAGCTAG